The Streptomyces sp. WZ-12 genome segment CGCCGAAGCCGTGGCCTTCCTCGCCTCGGAAGCCGCCGGCTACATCACCGGCGACAACCTCACCATCTCCGGCGGCATCGGCGTTCGCTCCAACGCCTGAGGAATCCGCCCAGCCTCCGACGTTCACCGCGCCCCAGATCGCCGAAGTCACAGCGCTGGACTGCCAGTTGCCCACCGAGTCCGGAGCCCGCCCCCGCACTGGTCGTGCCCCGAGCTCACGCACCGTTGCCCCCGAGCCAGGCCCGTTCAATGCACGCCAACCACCCCTACGGGCGCGGCGGAGCCCTGGTCCACCTCACCGCCTACGACATCCACCGGGCCGAGGTCTTCGGCCGCCGCGAACAGAGCACAGGCACCGCGCCGTTCATGAGACTGGTCGAGCAGGCGACGGGCAACGAACCCCACGCCAGCGCGAATCGGGCCTTCTCCTTCGTCGACAACGACTCCTCGCACCGCTGCAGGCGGGCCATCGACCGCCTGGCCTCCCGTTCCCGAACGCCGTCAACGCCACGGCACAGCCGCACCCGTGACGCTCACTCAGGACTCAGCCGACCAGCCGAGCCAGGTTGTCCAGGGTGCGCAGGGCTTCGACCTCCGGGACGTTGGGCAGGTGGAAGGTGATGCCCGCCGCGCCGGCCTCCCGGTAGGCCGCGATGATGTCCGGGTCGGGCGGGGCGGCATTGACAATCACCGGTATTTCCGGGGCCACTTGCGCGATCTGCTGGGCCGCCCCGGTGGGGTCGGTGATGCCGTCGGCGCTGGGCATCCAGCCGCCGAACCGTTTGGCCCGGGCGAGCGCCCTGGCGCTCTGGCCGCCCACGTACACCGGCGGGTGCGGTCGTTGAACCGGCTTGGGCCAGGCGAAGATCGGGTTGAAGTCGACGTGCTCGCCGTGGAATTCGGCCTGATCTTCGGTCCAGATCTCGATGATCGCGGCGATGCGCTCGTCCAGGAGCCGGCCGCGGGTGCGGGGGTCGGTGCCGTGGTTGCGCATCTCCTCGCGGTTCCAGCCCGCGCCGATACCGAGGACCGCCCGGCCGTTGGACAGGAAGTCCAAGGAGGCGACCTCCTTGGCGGTCTGGATCGGGTCACGCTGGACAAGCAGGGCGACGCCGGTGCCCAGCAGCAGGTTCTCGGTCACCGCGGCAACCGTGCCGAGAACGACGAACGGGTCGAGCGCCCGGAAGTACTGCCGGGGCAGCTCGCCGCCACGTGGAGACGCGGCGCTCCCGGCCGGAATGTGGCTGTGGTCAGCCACGAACAAGGCGTCGAAGCCGCGTTCTTCCAGGGCACGTCCGAGCCTTGCGGGGTGGATGGACTCGTCGGTGGCGATGGTGTGGATCCCGAACTTCGTGGTACCTAATCCGGTTCTCATGGTGCACACACTAGATCCATCAACCTGGACTGACAATCCAGGTTGATGGTTTCCGTTGATGGCAGTGGTCAGGCCCGCGAACGAAGAGAGCCTGACCGCAGTGGTTTACGACGGCACCGGACTGATCGCGCGACGACTCGGCCAGGCGTCGCCATCCGACGAACTCTCAGCCACGTGACGACGGCCCCGGCGGGCCGTACGGCACTTACGGGCGACCGCCCTGAGGCCATCCCTGGGCGTTGAAGACGGCGATGGGGTCCAGGTAGTCGCGCCAGTGCGTCACCTTGCGGTCCTGGATGGTGACGACGGAGACGAAGCGGTTGTCGTAGGGCCGCCCCGTCGGGACCGACGTGCCGTGGACCTCGTACTCCAGGACGACCACCGAGGTCTCGGGGTCCCGGTGCACGCGGAGGTTGTCCGCACCGTGCAGTGTCACGTAGTCGCCGTAGTCGCGGTAGAGGTCGATGATCCTCTGGCGTCCCTCGACCCGCCGGGGGTAGCCCGGCACGGTGATCACGTACTCGAAGACCACGTCCTCGGCCAGCAGGTCGTAGTAGTCCTCCCCGTCGGCCAGGCCGTCCAGCCCCTCCCTGATGACACGGAAGAACGGGCTGTTCGCCCCGACCAGGGGGGTGTCGTCGCTGACGGTCTTGCTCACTTCGCCTCCGCGGTCCAGGCGCGGGCGTCGCGCTCGGCGAACGCGCGGAAGGTGGTGGCCGGCCGGCCGGTGACCTTCTCGATGTCACCGGTGGGCGTGGAGCCGTTGCCGGCGATGATGGCGCCGGTGAGCCAGCGCATCATCGCCGCGTAGTCGGCGGGGACGCCCGCGGCGAGCGCTCCGTTGATCCACGTCTCCTGGTCGGTGTCGCGGTAGTCGACGGGGCGGCCGCTCACGGCGGCGATGGCGTCCGCGACGGCACCGAAGGTGAGGGCCCGCGGACCGGTGAGCAAGTACGTGGCACCGGCGTGGGTTTCGGGGTCCAGCAACGTCTCGGCCGCGACCGCTGCGATGTCGGCCGCGTCGACGAAGGCTTCCGTGTTACCGGCGCTCGGGGCCGTGATCACTCCGTCGATGACCGGGAGGTGGTCGTCGGCGAAGTTCTGCATCACCCACGAGGGGCGCAGGACCGAGTGCGTGATGTTGTGCCGGGAGGCCAGATCGGCCTCGACGGCCGCGATGTCGATCCCCGGCGGCGCCTGGTCGGCGTTGTAGACGCTGAGGTAGGTGACGTGACGCACGCCGGCCGCCTCGGCGAGATCCAGGAACGCGCCGACCTGGTCGGCGTAGCTGACGCGCATCGTGGGTGTGACCAGATAGAGGCGGTCGACGCCCGCCAGGGCGGCCGTGTGGGTGCCCGGGTCGTCCCAGTCGAACCGGACGTCCGCTCCACTCCGTGCCGCGGTACGGGTGATGCGTCCTCGCTGAGCGAACACGTCGGCGAGCAGCGAACCGGTCCGGCCGGTGCCGCCGAGGATGAGTGCGGTGGAGGCTTCGTTGTTCATAGCTCCATGCTTGAGGCCCGAAGCGAGATAACCCATGCGTGATTCGCTTGGATTTTTACGTGAAGCTCTCGCACCTTGACCCTTGGCGCTCGTGCTGGCCAAGCTGATCCCATGGACCTGCTGACCGAACACCTGGTGCGGGCGCGCGCCGCCGGAGCGGTGTTCGCGCGGACGGTCGCCGAACCGCCGTGGGGTCTGCGGCTGGGCGGTTCGATACAGCTGTCGGTGCACACGGTCGTCCGCGGTCGGGGCTACCTCTGGCTGAACACCCCAGGCAGCGCTGTGGAGCTCATACCGGGAACCGTCACGCTGGTCCGTGGCGGCCCGGACCACTACATCGGGCACGAGCCGGGCGCCGAGTGCCTGGAGCCGGAGGAGTTCCGGGCACGGCACGCCCAAATGGGGCCCGGGGACAACCCGCAGGCCACCGTGTTCCTGTGCGGCGCCTACCAGTTCAGCGGCGAGGTGGGCGGCGGGCTGCTCGACGCGCTGCCCCAGGTCATGTCCCTCTCGGCGGCCGACGACGATCCGCTGCGCGACGTGATCACTTTGCTCTCCCGCGAACTGGTCCGCAACGAACTGGCCCAGCAGATCGTCCTGGACCGTCTCCTGGACCTGCTTCTCGTCCTGGCCATCCGCAGCGACTTCCGCCGCAGCGCGACCGCACCGCGCTGGTACCGGGCATCCGCGGACCCGCGGCTGGGCGCCGCGCTGCAAGCCATGCACGAGAACGCGGCGCACCCGTGGACGGTCCCCGAACTCGCCGCGGTCAGCGGCCTGTCGCGAGCCGCCTTCGCACGGTCGTTCCGGGACGCACTCGGCCAGACCCCCATGCAGTACCTGACCGCATGGCGCATGACCCTCGCCCGCGACCACCTGCGCGCCGACGATCTCAGCCTGGCCCAGATCGCCGACACCGTCGGCTACGGCTCGCCCTTCGCATTCGCCGCGGCCTTCCGCCGCCACCACGGACAACCCCCCGGAACCTGGCGGCAGAAGGAACGAACGACCGCAAACGCGCGGCTGCTGACCACACATCCCGGCTCGTGAGCGGTGTTCGGCAAGACACCTCGCGGGTGAACTCCTGGGCACCGGCCCGCCTGTGTGGGCGGAAGGCCGTGGCCGAGTGGACGGCTGCGGGTGCGGGTGCGGGTGCGGCGAAGTGCACCGGCAACTCCTGGACCCGCTGGCTGACATCAGGGCGGCCGTCCCGATTCCTTTCCGCACAGCGGGAGACGGGGACTTCACCTTGCGGGTGCTGACGCGGCCCGGCGTGCGGGCGAGCCGTACGCGAACAGAGGCGGGGGTAAGTCGGGTTGCCTGATCGCTGAATCTTCGTCAGTGGCGCGTGTAGGGCGCCACGAACGTCGCCGAGGCGAAGGCTCGCCGCTTGATCTCCTGCAGGGTCTGGGCAGGCGGCGTGCTGCCGTCGAAGGAGGTGGGCATCGGTTCGTGGAGCGCGTACAGCGTCAACTGGTACCTGTGGGTGCTGCCGTGGGGTGGGCATGGCCCGTCGTAGGTGGCCTCCCCGAAGTCGTTGAGTGCCTCACGGGCGCCGGGGAGAAGGTGATGGGCGCTGATCCCGTGGGCACTTGGGGGGATTCCGAGTTGGAGCCAGTGAATCTTGTGGATATCGAGGTCGACCATGGTCAGGGCGAGTTCCCGTGTACCGGTCGGCACGTTCGCGAAGTTCAGACCTGGCGAGTAATCCCTTGGATCGTCGCAGGTCATGAGCGAGGTGAACGCTCCGGTGCGGTCGAATCCCCGTCCCCGGGTGAGGGTGAGGGGGCCGGTGGGCGCAGTGGTGGTGCGCGTGGTGGCCGTGGTGGACGTGCGTGTGCTGGGGGCGGGCTCTGACGTGCCGGAGCAGGAAGCGCATGCCAGCAGTGCCGCCGTGGCCGCGACGATTGCCAGGGGTGGATGTCCTCGCATGCGGCCCACTGTAGAGATGACGGGGGTGCAAGATGAGCCATCCACGCTGGTCCACCCCAGCGGTGTACGTGTGGCGGTCCCCGGTCCATGGCGGGGACCGGCCTTACTCGATTCCCCGCGATGGGCGCTGCTGCTCGGCGTCGCGGATGGCACGGGCGGCGTTGATGAGTCCGATGTGGCTGAAGGCCTGGGGATAGTTGCCGAGGGCTTCTCCCGTGGCGGGGTCCGCCTCCTCGGCAAGCAGGCCGACGTCGTTGGCGTGCGCGAGTGCGGCCTGGAACACCTGCCGTGCCCGGACGACATGGCCGGTCAGAGCGAGGGCGTGGGCGAACCAGAAGCTGCAGAGCAGGAAGGCTCCTTCCGCTTCGTCGATCTCGTCACCGAGGTAGCGGCGGACAAGGCCGTTGCGGTCGGTGAGCTGGGTGGCAACGGCGAGCACGGTGGACTGCACGCGAGGGTCCTGCGGAGGCAGGAAGCCGACGATGGGCAGCATCAGCGCCGAGGCGTCCAGTTCATCACTGCCGAACGCCTGGGTGAAGGCGCCCGAACGGGGGCTCCAGCCGCGCTCTTCGATGGCTTGGCGGACGTTGTCTCGCTCGTGGCGCCAATGGGGTACGCGTTCGTGGGCCTGGAGGGCGGGGGCCATGGAGATGGCGCGGTCCAGGGCGACCCAGCACATCAGTTTCGAGTGCAGGAAGTGTCTGCTCGGTCCGCGTCCCTCCCAGATGCCCTGGTCGGGCTCGGTCCAGCGACGGGCGGCCGCGTCGGCTGCCTGGACCAGGAAGGCGCGGGTGGGCGGGTCCAGACGCTCCCCGGGTGGGAGGCACTCGTGGGCGGCGTCGAGGAGTTCGCCGTAGACGTCGAGTTGACGTTGGCGCCAGGCGTCGTTGCCGATCCGTACGGGGCCGCTGTTCCGCCAGCCGGTCAGGTGCGGCAGGAGCCGCTCGCTCAGATCACGTTCGCCGCCGATGCCGTACATGATCTGCAGGTCGACGCCGCGGTCGAGTTGGGTTGCCGCCGCCCGGGCAAGAAAGTCGAAGAACCGGTTCTTCTCCTTCTCACAGGCGGCCGTGGCGAGCGCTTGCAGGGTGAAGCTCGCGTCGCGGACCCAGGTGTAGCGGTAGTCCCAGTTGCGCATCCCGCCCGCCTTCTCGGGCAGGGAGGTGGTGGCCGCGGCGACGATGGCCCCAGTGGGAGCGAAGGTCAGGGCTCGCAGCACGCGTCCGCTGTGGCCCACCTCGTCCTGCCAGGGGCCGACGTAGCCGCGGTGGAGCTTCGACCAGGAACGCCAGCCTTCGACGGTGTCGGCCATGCGGTGCCGGATCTGCCCCGGCCGCCAGCCCACCGACTCCCTTTCCCACGCCGGCACGACATGTAGGGCGAATCCGAGGCGGTGCCCCGCCGAGAGCGGGATTCGGCCGTGCGCTGTGGAGCCGCTCACCCGCAGGTCGACGGGGCTCGACAGCAGAAGAACATGGGCGCCCCCGTACGCCGCGAGCCCGCCCCGCACGGCTGACAGGAGGGGGTGGACGAGTCCGAACTCCGGGCGCGGCGCGTAGGCGATCTCGATGTCCACCCGCCCTTCGGTGCAGGTGATCTGCCGCAGGAGCGTTCCGGGGGACGCGGTGCCGAGCGCGTGACCACGTTCGCGCCGTCCCAGAGCAAGGGCGTCCCGCAGGACCGCCGTGCCCCCGGGGGTGCGGAAGACCGTCTCCAGAACGAGGGTGTCCTCGACGTACCGGCGGCTGATGTCGACCGGGCCGGTAGGGCGGATGGACCAGTGGCCGGCGTCCTCGTCGAGGAGCCGGGCGAAGAGCGCCGGGCTGTCGAACCGGGGCAGGCACAGCCAGTCCACCGAGCCGTCGGAGGTCACCAGCGCGGCCGAGCGGCAGTCGGACAGCAGGGCGTGGTCGCCGATCGGCCGCGCACTCATGCGTGGCAGCCCGTCCACCGTGGGCCGGACGAGTCCAGGCCGGGACGACGTGAGCAGTTGCCTGGGCCGCAGGTCTCCCCAGGTGCCTGACGAGTGTGGTGGATCCCAGCCTCCCTGAAGAGCTGATTCACCTCCAGGCAATCAGCACGATCGGCGCATCGCACGTGCCGGTTGCCGACAGTTGCCCCGACCGGGTGGCATGGCCTGCTGCCGCGCTCGCCGGCCGGTCGGCGTACGTCGTGTCTCCCCGCTGCCGCGTGGCGAGGCGGCCCCGCTTCATCAGCGAGGTCCCGAGGCCGAATCTCGGCGGCCGAGGACGAGGAAGCGTCTACCTCTGAGCGGTGGGCTGGTTCTGTGCGTGGGCGCGGAGGAGGAGGGCGATCCAGCTGCGGTAGGGCCGCCAGGCGTCGGCGATCGCGGCCAGACGGGCGGTGTCGTCAGCCGTGGTGGCGTCGAGGCCGTACACGGCGGCCATGGCTTTGTGGACACGGGGCTCGGCCGCGGGGAAGACGTCGGGGTGTCCGGCGCCACGGATGAGGATCAGTTCGGCGGAGAACGGGCCGATGCCGGGCAGTTCCTTGAGGTCGGTGAGAGCGAACTCGGCTGGCTCGGAAAGGAGTTGGGCGGCGTCGAGGCGTCCGTCGAGGGCCGCTTCGGCCAGCGCGTGCAGGCGCTCGACCTTGATGCGGGTCAGACCGGGGATGTCACTGATGCGCCGCAGCGTGCCCGGGGTGGGGAATGCGTGAAGTCGCCGGCCCGCGACGTCGACGGGCTGCCCGTGTTCCTCGGCGAGGCGCGCTTTGATGTGGGCGGCCTGGGTCATGCGGATGCGATTGCCGATGATCGTCCAGGCGGCGGCCTCGTACGGGGAGTAGAAGAGCACCGGCCGCAACCCCGGGAACTGCGCTTGCAGCCCGGCGACGACCGGGTCTGCGTCCGTGAGGGCGGGGAAGCCGGTGGCGTCGGTGTCGAGGGAGAGGACGCGGGCGATCTGGGCTCGTACCGCCTTGGCGGCGGGGGTGCCCACTGTGGGTTCGGTGACCTTGCCGTCCTTGTAGAGGGTGTAGTCGGCGTGGACGGTCCCGGCGGCGCCGCCTGCCGCCTCCTTCTGTCGCAGGGCGCATCCGATGACGGACCGGCCGTCGTCGGCGGGAAAGGCCATCCGCAGTACCCCATCGGGGGCGTGATCGTAGGAGGCAGGGGTGAAGCCCTCCAGGAACCGGGTGGAGGCGGCCAGCGAGAACGGTCCCTTGGGTGTGAAGGAGAGGGCGGGCATGGTCAGCGCGCCTCGTGAACGGTCAGGACGTAGCCCTCGGGTCCGACGAAGGAGAACATCGGGCCGAAGGGGCTGTCCGAGATCGGCGTGAGGATCTTGACGCCGTTGGCGGTGAGCTGGTCGTGGAAGGCCTGGGTGTCGGGGGTGGAGAACCACAGGGCCACGCCTAGATGAATGAGTCCGATGTCTTCAGTGGTCATAGGCGATCAGTGATCGCTTGGCTGGGGCGTTGGTGTTCCAGTTGTGCCAGATCGCCGTGGCCAGGGCGAGGAGTCGTTGGCCGGTGCGGGCGAAGACACCAGCGGGTGTCCGGCCTCCGTGTTGTTCGAGGCTGAGCTGGCCTTTGAGGGTGTCGAATACCGCCTCGATCCACTGGCGGACGTGGGCCAGGCGTCCATGCCGGACAGGCTCGTTCTTCAGGTCCGGCCGCACCAGATGGACGCCCAGGCGCTCTTCGAGGAACGCCTCGAACTCCCGCCCGGCGAAGCCCTTGTCCGCAAGAATCACTTGACCGGAGCGCATGAGGTGGTGGTCGCGTTCCAGCAGCGCGGTCATCACCTGGCGTTCGCCGAGTTTGGGGTTGGCCAGGCACCAGGACACCGGCATGCCCTCGGCTGTGGTCAGCAGGTAGAGCCGCAATCCCCAGAAGAAGCGAGAATGGCTCGCGCAGTAGCCGTATCCGGCGTGCCCTGCCAGGTCGGAGCGTTTGACTGTCTCGCGGGAGGCGGCGCACGGCAGTGGTGTGGAGTCGATCAGCCGCAGGTTGTCGTGCCAGGTGGGCACCTGCCTGGCCAGTGCCTGGATCACGGCCGAGATCAGTGGGCCGGCGGCGTTCAGGCGCTTGTTGTAGGCGGATTGCTGGGGCAGGTAGCGAAAGAGGTGTCCCAGTCGGGCGTGTACGAAGCGGATCCATTGCCGGGCCGAGGGAAAGCCCAGTAGGACCTGGGCGACGGCCAGGCACAGCAGTTCGGCGT includes the following:
- a CDS encoding DNA-3-methyladenine glycosylase family protein, coding for MPALSFTPKGPFSLAASTRFLEGFTPASYDHAPDGVLRMAFPADDGRSVIGCALRQKEAAGGAAGTVHADYTLYKDGKVTEPTVGTPAAKAVRAQIARVLSLDTDATGFPALTDADPVVAGLQAQFPGLRPVLFYSPYEAAAWTIIGNRIRMTQAAHIKARLAEEHGQPVDVAGRRLHAFPTPGTLRRISDIPGLTRIKVERLHALAEAALDGRLDAAQLLSEPAEFALTDLKELPGIGPFSAELILIRGAGHPDVFPAAEPRVHKAMAAVYGLDATTADDTARLAAIADAWRPYRSWIALLLRAHAQNQPTAQR
- a CDS encoding LLM class F420-dependent oxidoreductase, which translates into the protein MRTGLGTTKFGIHTIATDESIHPARLGRALEERGFDALFVADHSHIPAGSAASPRGGELPRQYFRALDPFVVLGTVAAVTENLLLGTGVALLVQRDPIQTAKEVASLDFLSNGRAVLGIGAGWNREEMRNHGTDPRTRGRLLDERIAAIIEIWTEDQAEFHGEHVDFNPIFAWPKPVQRPHPPVYVGGQSARALARAKRFGGWMPSADGITDPTGAAQQIAQVAPEIPVIVNAAPPDPDIIAAYREAGAAGITFHLPNVPEVEALRTLDNLARLVG
- a CDS encoding IS982 family transposase, with the translated sequence MTTNLDALLAALYVFIDDHVAPRRRIGRPPKLTDAELLCLAVAQVLLGFPSARQWIRFVHARLGHLFRYLPQQSAYNKRLNAAGPLISAVIQALARQVPTWHDNLRLIDSTPLPCAASRETVKRSDLAGHAGYGYCASHSRFFWGLRLYLLTTAEGMPVSWCLANPKLGERQVMTALLERDHHLMRSGQVILADKGFAGREFEAFLEERLGVHLVRPDLKNEPVRHGRLAHVRQWIEAVFDTLKGQLSLEQHGGRTPAGVFARTGQRLLALATAIWHNWNTNAPAKRSLIAYDH
- a CDS encoding YbhB/YbcL family Raf kinase inhibitor-like protein; the protein is MRGHPPLAIVAATAALLACASCSGTSEPAPSTRTSTTATTRTTTAPTGPLTLTRGRGFDRTGAFTSLMTCDDPRDYSPGLNFANVPTGTRELALTMVDLDIHKIHWLQLGIPPSAHGISAHHLLPGAREALNDFGEATYDGPCPPHGSTHRYQLTLYALHEPMPTSFDGSTPPAQTLQEIKRRAFASATFVAPYTRH
- a CDS encoding AraC family transcriptional regulator translates to MDLLTEHLVRARAAGAVFARTVAEPPWGLRLGGSIQLSVHTVVRGRGYLWLNTPGSAVELIPGTVTLVRGGPDHYIGHEPGAECLEPEEFRARHAQMGPGDNPQATVFLCGAYQFSGEVGGGLLDALPQVMSLSAADDDPLRDVITLLSRELVRNELAQQIVLDRLLDLLLVLAIRSDFRRSATAPRWYRASADPRLGAALQAMHENAAHPWTVPELAAVSGLSRAAFARSFRDALGQTPMQYLTAWRMTLARDHLRADDLSLAQIADTVGYGSPFAFAAAFRRHHGQPPGTWRQKERTTANARLLTTHPGS
- a CDS encoding nuclear transport factor 2 family protein, whose product is MSKTVSDDTPLVGANSPFFRVIREGLDGLADGEDYYDLLAEDVVFEYVITVPGYPRRVEGRQRIIDLYRDYGDYVTLHGADNLRVHRDPETSVVVLEYEVHGTSVPTGRPYDNRFVSVVTIQDRKVTHWRDYLDPIAVFNAQGWPQGGRP
- a CDS encoding NmrA family NAD(P)-binding protein translates to MNNEASTALILGGTGRTGSLLADVFAQRGRITRTAARSGADVRFDWDDPGTHTAALAGVDRLYLVTPTMRVSYADQVGAFLDLAEAAGVRHVTYLSVYNADQAPPGIDIAAVEADLASRHNITHSVLRPSWVMQNFADDHLPVIDGVITAPSAGNTEAFVDAADIAAVAAETLLDPETHAGATYLLTGPRALTFGAVADAIAAVSGRPVDYRDTDQETWINGALAAGVPADYAAMMRWLTGAIIAGNGSTPTGDIEKVTGRPATTFRAFAERDARAWTAEAK
- a CDS encoding VOC family protein, whose amino-acid sequence is MTTEDIGLIHLGVALWFSTPDTQAFHDQLTANGVKILTPISDSPFGPMFSFVGPEGYVLTVHEAR
- a CDS encoding glycoside hydrolase family 15 protein: MSARPIGDHALLSDCRSAALVTSDGSVDWLCLPRFDSPALFARLLDEDAGHWSIRPTGPVDISRRYVEDTLVLETVFRTPGGTAVLRDALALGRRERGHALGTASPGTLLRQITCTEGRVDIEIAYAPRPEFGLVHPLLSAVRGGLAAYGGAHVLLLSSPVDLRVSGSTAHGRIPLSAGHRLGFALHVVPAWERESVGWRPGQIRHRMADTVEGWRSWSKLHRGYVGPWQDEVGHSGRVLRALTFAPTGAIVAAATTSLPEKAGGMRNWDYRYTWVRDASFTLQALATAACEKEKNRFFDFLARAAATQLDRGVDLQIMYGIGGERDLSERLLPHLTGWRNSGPVRIGNDAWRQRQLDVYGELLDAAHECLPPGERLDPPTRAFLVQAADAAARRWTEPDQGIWEGRGPSRHFLHSKLMCWVALDRAISMAPALQAHERVPHWRHERDNVRQAIEERGWSPRSGAFTQAFGSDELDASALMLPIVGFLPPQDPRVQSTVLAVATQLTDRNGLVRRYLGDEIDEAEGAFLLCSFWFAHALALTGHVVRARQVFQAALAHANDVGLLAEEADPATGEALGNYPQAFSHIGLINAARAIRDAEQQRPSRGIE